A genome region from Jeotgalibacillus aurantiacus includes the following:
- a CDS encoding thiamine pyrophosphate-dependent dehydrogenase E1 component subunit alpha: MSKNRHEELGLTNDDVLKIYETMLLARRIDERMWLLNRSGKIPFVISCQGQEAAQVGAAFALDVEKDYALPYYRDMGVVLHFGMTARELMLSGFAKAEDPNSGGRQMPGHFGHKAKRIVTGSSPVTTQVPHAVGLALAGKMEKKDLVTFVTFGEGSSNQGDFHEGANFAGVHKLPVIFMCENNKYAISVPIEKQLACENVSDRAIGYGMPGITVDGNDPLEVYKAVKEAADRGRRGEGPTLVETVSYRLTAHSSDDDDRAYRSPDEVAKAKSLDPIITFGAYLKENGVMDDALEKEINDRIMKEVNEATEYAEKAPYADPESALKYVYAEQN; this comes from the coding sequence ATGAGTAAAAATCGCCATGAAGAACTGGGTTTAACAAACGATGATGTACTGAAAATTTATGAAACAATGCTCCTTGCGAGAAGAATTGATGAGCGTATGTGGCTGTTAAACCGTTCTGGAAAAATTCCTTTTGTGATTTCATGTCAGGGACAGGAAGCGGCTCAGGTTGGAGCAGCATTTGCCCTTGATGTTGAGAAGGATTATGCACTTCCATATTACCGTGACATGGGTGTTGTGCTTCATTTTGGTATGACCGCACGTGAACTGATGCTTTCCGGATTTGCCAAAGCTGAAGATCCGAATTCAGGCGGCCGTCAGATGCCGGGTCACTTCGGACATAAGGCAAAAAGAATTGTAACAGGATCATCTCCTGTTACAACGCAGGTTCCTCACGCTGTTGGGCTTGCGCTTGCCGGAAAAATGGAGAAAAAGGATCTCGTGACATTCGTTACTTTTGGTGAAGGTTCTTCCAATCAGGGAGACTTCCATGAAGGAGCGAACTTTGCAGGTGTTCATAAGCTCCCTGTCATCTTTATGTGTGAAAACAATAAATATGCGATTTCCGTTCCGATTGAAAAGCAGCTGGCGTGTGAAAACGTATCGGACCGTGCGATCGGTTACGGGATGCCTGGTATTACGGTAGATGGTAATGATCCTCTTGAAGTGTACAAGGCAGTAAAGGAAGCGGCTGACCGCGGAAGAAGAGGAGAAGGTCCAACCCTTGTTGAAACGGTTTCCTACCGTCTGACAGCTCACTCTTCAGATGATGATGACCGTGCTTACCGCTCTCCTGATGAAGTGGCAAAAGCGAAATCGCTGGATCCGATTATTACGTTTGGCGCTTACCTGAAGGAAAACGGTGTGATGGATGATGCGCTTGAAAAGGAAATCAATGACCGGATTATGAAAGAAGTCAACGAAGCGACTGAATATGCTGAAAAGGCTCCATATGCAGATCCTGAATCAGCGCTGAAATACGTTTACGCAGAGCAAAACTAA
- a CDS encoding alpha-ketoacid dehydrogenase subunit beta has protein sequence MPVMSYIDAVTLAMKEEMERDERVFVLGEDVGKKGGVFKATNGLYDQFGEDRVIDTPLAESAIAGVGIGAAMYGMRPIAEMQFADFIMPAVNQIISEAAKIRYRSNNDWSCPMVIRAPYGGGVHGALYHSQSVEAVFANQPGLKIVMPSTPYDVKGLLKAAIRDDDPVMFFEHKRAYRLIKGEVPEEDYTIEIGKADVKREGEDITVITYGLCVHFALQAAERLAEDGFSVHVLDLRTIYPLDKEAIIEAAKKTGKVLLITEDTKEGSIMGEVAAIIAENCLFDLDAPIMRLAGPDIPAMPYAPTMEKFFMVNPDKVEKAMKELAEY, from the coding sequence ATGCCGGTAATGTCATATATTGATGCTGTTACATTAGCGATGAAAGAAGAAATGGAACGGGACGAGCGCGTGTTTGTCCTTGGTGAAGATGTAGGGAAAAAAGGCGGAGTATTTAAAGCGACAAACGGATTGTATGATCAGTTTGGAGAAGACCGCGTGATTGATACACCACTTGCAGAATCTGCGATTGCAGGCGTAGGAATCGGTGCAGCCATGTATGGTATGCGTCCGATCGCTGAAATGCAGTTTGCTGACTTTATCATGCCTGCAGTCAACCAGATCATTTCAGAAGCGGCTAAAATCCGCTACCGTTCAAATAACGACTGGAGCTGCCCGATGGTAATTCGTGCCCCTTATGGCGGCGGTGTTCACGGAGCTCTTTATCATTCACAATCAGTGGAGGCTGTATTTGCCAATCAGCCGGGGCTTAAAATTGTCATGCCTTCAACACCATATGACGTGAAAGGCCTGCTGAAAGCGGCGATCCGTGACGATGATCCGGTTATGTTCTTTGAGCATAAGCGTGCTTACCGCCTGATTAAAGGTGAGGTTCCTGAAGAGGATTATACAATTGAAATTGGTAAAGCGGATGTAAAGCGTGAGGGCGAGGACATTACAGTGATTACATACGGTCTCTGTGTACATTTTGCCCTGCAGGCTGCAGAGCGTCTTGCAGAGGACGGTTTCAGTGTTCATGTTCTGGACCTTCGCACAATTTACCCATTAGATAAAGAAGCCATTATTGAAGCAGCTAAAAAGACAGGTAAAGTACTTCTTATTACAGAAGACACGAAAGAAGGAAGCATTATGGGTGAAGTGGCTGCCATCATTGCAGAGAACTGCCTGTTTGATCTGGATGCACCGATTATGCGTCTTGCTGGTCCTGATATTCCGGCGATGCCATATGCACCAACAATGGAAAAATTCTTCATG